A window of the Lolium perenne isolate Kyuss_39 chromosome 7, Kyuss_2.0, whole genome shotgun sequence genome harbors these coding sequences:
- the LOC127311601 gene encoding daphnetin O-methyltransferase 1 has translation MAAQAPTLQVPKDADLLQAQSDLWRHSLCYMTSTGLRCAIKLGIPTAIHHLGGVTSLPDLITALSIPPAKLPFLRRLMRMLVTTGVFAKADSGSEGTELFRLNALSSLLVDGVDADEHHCQTSFVLAATSSHYLEASLGLADWFKKDFGEGPPPSPFEEVHGAPLLDEKTASICPELDKLVIEGVEAHDNLGIGTIMRECHDLFKGLESLTDCCGGDGTTARAIIKAHPHLKCNVLDLPKVIEKAPAHDVINFVAGDMFHTIPPAQAVMLKLVLLHWDDEDCVKILAQCKKAIPSREEGGKIIIIEVLVNPSLGPIIYESQVLFDVVMMTVTKGGQRDENSWAEIFKKAGFSDYKIVKKLGARAVFEVYP, from the exons ATGGCGGCTCAGGCTCCCACCCTCCAGGTTCCCAAGGACgctgacctgctgcaggcgcagtCCGACCTGTGGCGCCACAGCCTCTGCTACATGACGTCCACGGGCCTCCGGTGCGCCATCAAGCTCGGCATCCCGACCGCCATCCACCACCTCGGCGGGGTCACGTCGCTGCCGGACCTGATTACCGCGCTCTCCATCCCGCCGGCGAAGCTGCCGTTCCTCCGCCGCCTCATGCGGATGCTGGTCACCACGGGCGTCTTCGCCAAGGCCGACTCCGGCTCCGAGGGGACGGAGCTCTTCCGCCTCAACGCGCTGTCCAGCCTCCTCGTGGACGGCGTCGACGCCGACGAGCACCACTGCCAGACGTCCTTCGTCCTCGCCGCCACCTCGAGCCACTACCTGGAGGCGTCGCTAGGGCTCGCGGACTGGTTCAAGAAGGACTTCGGGGAGGGGCCGCCGCCGTCCCCGTTCGAGGAGGTGCATGGAGCGCCACTCCTGGACGAGAAGACGGCCAGCATCTGCCCGGAGCTCGACAAGCTCGTCATCGAGGGCGTGGAGGCCCATGACAACTTGGGCATCGGCACCATCATGAGGGAGTGCCACGACCTGTTCAAGGGGCTTGAGTCTCTCACCGACTGCTGCGGCGGCGACGGCACGACGGCGAGGGCCATCATCAAGGCCCACCCTCACCTCAAGTGCAACGTTCTGGACCTCCCCAAGGTGATCGAGAAAGCCCCGGCTCACGACGTCATTAACTTTGTCGCCGGCGACATGTTTCACACCATCCCACCTGCTCAAGCTGTGATGCTCAAG CTTGTGCTGCTCCACTGGGATGACGAGGATTGCGTGAAGATCCTGGCTCAGTGCAAGAAAGCCATTCCTTCTCGAGAGGAAGGAGGAAAGATTATCATAATAGAAGTACTGGTCAATCCTTCTTTGGGGCCAATAATATACGAATCTCAAGTGCTATTCGATGTGGTCATGATGACTGTTACGAAAGGTGGTCAACGGGATGAAAATAGCTGGGCTGAGATCTTCAAGAAAGCTGGGTTTAGTGACTATAAGATTGTCAAGAAACTTGGAGCTCGAGCTGTGTTTGAGGTCTATCCATGA